A genomic window from Salvia splendens isolate huo1 chromosome 11, SspV2, whole genome shotgun sequence includes:
- the LOC121754090 gene encoding phospholipid-transporting ATPase 3-like gives MAGWRGSRGRGDAASSEDRIASSQTVRLGKFQPQSLGYRTIFCNDRDANSHTKFKANSVSTTKYDIFTFLPKGLFEQFRRIANLYFLMISILSCTPVSPVSPITSVIPLTLVLLVSLIKEAWEDWKRFQNDLSINNSTVEVLHDWSWVPTSWKQLQVGDIIRVNQDGFFPADLIFLASTNPDGVCYVETANLDGETNLKIRKAPERTWDIVSPNKVSEFKGEINCEQPNNSLYTFNGNLIIDKQILPLSPNQLLLRGCSLRNTECIVGAVVFTGHETKVMMNSMKIPSKRSTLEKKLDKLILALFTVLFCMCLLGSIGSGIFINRKYYYLRFDRSQAQFDPDSRFVVAILTFFTLITLYSPIIPISLYVSVEMIKFIQSTQFINNDLRMYHAEKNTPALARTSNLNEELGQVEYIFSDKTGTLTRNLMEFFKCSIGGEVYGTGVSEIETGIAQRTGVEAETQSSATHEKGFNFDDARLIRGAWRNEPNPDCCKEFFRCLAICHTVLPEGDESPERIRYQAASPDEAALVVAAKNFGFFFFRRTPTRIFVRESHVDKMGKVQDVPYEILNVLEFNSTRKRQSVVCRYPDGRLVLYCKGADTVIYERLADGDPDLKRISREHLEQFGASGLRTLCLAYKNLKPDVYESWNEKYIHAKSALRDREKKLDEVAELIEKDLILIGCTAIEDKLQEGVPACIETLSRAGIKIWVLTGDKMETAINIAYACRLINNGMKQFVISSETEAVREVEDKGDQIELARYMKEMVKNELQSCHDEAQKYLHMESGPKLALLIDGKCLMYALDPSLRGMLLNFSLNCTAVVCCRVSPLQKAQVTSLVKKGANRITLGIGDGANDVSMIQAAHVGVGISGQEGMQAVMASDFSIAQFRFLTDLLLVHGRWSYSRICKVVTYFFYKNLTFTLTQFWFTFETGFSGQRFYDDWTQSLYNVIFTALPVIIIGLFDKDVSAALSKKYPELYKEGIRNAFFKWRIVLTWAFFAVYQSLILYYFVVASSKRAINSSGKLFGLWDVSTMAFTCVIVTVNLRLLMMCNTITRWHHISVGGSILFWFIFVFIYSGVPLPYKEQENIYFVIFVLMSTFYFYLTLILVPVAALFGDFVYMGVQRWFYPYDYQIIQEIHRHEADTSRIGLLEVGQSQLSPDEAHSYAVMQLPGQKSRHTGFAFDSPGYESFFASQAGVYVPQKAWDVARRASMRSKPKTPRTPRTPQRN, from the exons TCCTGTAAGTCCAATTACAAGTGTGATTCCACTGACACTGGTACTTCTTGTCTCCCTCATAAAGGAAGCATGGGAGGATTGG AAACGTTTCCAAAATGACTTGTCAATCAATAATTCCACCGTAGAAGTGTTGCATGACTGGAGTTGGGTACCTACCTCTTGGAAGCAGCTGCAAGTTGGAGATATTATTAGA GTGAACCAGGATGGATTCTTTCCTGCCGATTTAATATTCTTGGCCAGCACAAACCCTGATGGCGTATGCTATGTTGAG ACTGCAAATCTTGATGGAGAAACTAACTTGAAGATACGGAAGGCACCGGAAAGGACTTGGGACATTGTATCACCAAACAAAGTTTCTGAATTCAAAG GTGAGATCAATTGTGAGCAACCAAATAATTCTCTATATACCTTCAACGGAAACTTGATCATTGATAAACAGATCTTGCCTCTCAGTCCGAACCAACTTCTTTTACGT GGGTGTAGTCTAAGAAACACTGAGTGCATTGTAGGTGCTGTCGTTTTTACTGGGCATGAGACGAAG GTTATGATGAACTCCATGAAAATCCCTTCCAAAAGAAGCACCTTAGAAAAGAAACTTGACAAGCTGATACTTGCACTGTTTACTGTTCTTTTCTGCATGTGTCTTTTGGGATCAATTGGCAG TGGTATATTCATAAACCGCAAGTATTACTATCTGAGATTTGACAGATCACAGGCACAGTTCGATCCAGATAGCAGATTTGTG GTTGCTATCTTGACATTTTTTACCCTTATAACTCTGTATTCGCCAATCATTCCAATCTCTCTCTATGTTTCGGTGGAG ATGATTAAATTTATCCAATCTACCCAGTTCATCAACAATGACTTGCGCATGTACCATGCGGAGAAAAATACCCCTGCATTGGCACGGACATCTAACTTAAATGAGGAACTTGGGCAG GTAGAGTACATCTTCTCTGATAAAACTGGGACCTTGACTCGTAACTTGATGGAGTTTTTCAAATGTTCAATTGGGGGAGAGGTATATGGTACAGGTGTCAGTGAAATAGAGACTGGAATAGCTCAAAGGACTGGTGTTGAA GCTGAGACGCAATCAAGTGCAACACATGAAAAGGGTTTCAACTTTGATGATGCACGACTAATCAGAGGAGCTTGGAGGAATGAACCTAATCCTGATTGTTGCAAA gAATTCTTCAGGTGCCTAGCAATATGCCATACTGTGCTTCCAGAAGGTGATGAATCCCCTGAAAGGATTCGATATCAAGCTGCATCACCTGATGAGGCTGCTTTGGTCGTAGCTGCAAAGAATTTTGGCTTTTTTTTCTTTAG ACGTACCCCCACAAGGATTTTCGTGCGGGAATCACATGTTGACAAGATGGGAAAAGTTCAGGATGTTCCTTATGAAATTTTAAATGTTCTTGAGTTTAACAG TACACGGAAGCGCCAGTCTGTTGTTTGCCGCTATCCTGATGGTAGACTTGTACTTTACTGCAAG GGTGCAGATACTGTGATATATGAAAGATTGGCGGATGGTGACCCTGATTTGAAAAGAATAAGTAGGGAGCACTTAGAGCAATTTGGAGCCTCTGGGTTACGTACTCTTTGTTTGGCTTATAAAAACTTGAAGCCTGATGTATATGAAAGTTGGAATGAGAAGTATATTCATGCAAAATCTGCTCTGCGGGATAGAGAGAAGAAATtggatgaa GTTGCAGAACTAATAGAAAAGGATCTTATTTTGATTGGATGCACTGCCATTGAAGACAAGCTCCAGGAGGGAGTACCAGCGTGTATAGAGACGCTCTCTCGAGCTGGAATTAAAATTTGGGTTCTAACAGGAGACAAGATGGAAACAGCAATAAACATTGCCTATG CATGCAGGTTAATAAATAATGGCATGAAGCAATTTGTAATCAGTTCAGAAACTGAGGCTGTCAGAGAAGTTGAAGATAAG GGTGATCAAATAGAGCTAGCTCGCTATATGAAGGAGATGGTGAAGAATGAGCTTCAAAGTTGTCATGATGAAGCACAAAAGTATCTTCATATGGAGTCAGGACCAAAATTGGCACTTCTAATTGATGGGAAGTGTTTGATGTACGCATTGGACCCCAGTTTACGTGGAATGCTCCTAAATTTTAGCTTGAATTGCACAGCCGTAGTTTGCTGCAGAGTTTCTCCACTACAGAAGGCACAA GTTACAAGCCTTGTTAAAAAGGGGGCGAACAGGATTACTCTTGGTATAGGTGATGGTGCTAATGACGTTAGCATGATTCAGGCTGCTCATGTTGGTGTAGGAATAAGTGGGCAGGAAGGTATGCAAGCAGTGATGGCCAGTGATTTTTCCATTGCACAGTTCCGCTTTTTGACGGATTTACTTCTGGTGCATGGTCGATGGTCATATAGTAGAATATGCAAG GTCGTTACGTACTTCTTCTACAAGAACTTAACGTTTACGCTCACTCAATTTTGGTTCACCTTCGAAACTGGGTTTTCTGGCCAAAGGTTCTATGATGATTGGACCCAGTCTCTCTACAATGTCATCTTCACAGCACTGCCTGTGATCATTATTGGACTTTTCGACAAG GACGTGAGTGCTGCCCTTTCAAAGAAATATCCCGAGCTGTACAAGGAAGGAATAAGGAATGCCTTTTTCAAATGGAGGATTGTGTTAACATGGGCTTTCTTTGCAGTTTATCAATCACTGATTCTCTACTACTTTGTCGTTGCTTCAAGTAAACGAGCCATCAATTCATCCGGGAAGTTATTTGGCCTGTGGGACGTTAGTACAATGGCCTTCACCTGCGTTATCGTGACTGTCAATCTGCGTCTCCTCATGATGTGCAACACAATCACGAGATGGCATCACATTAGTGTTGGAGGAAGCATACTGTTTTGGTTCATATTTGTCTTCATCTACTCAGGCGTGCCCCTACCTTACAAGGAGCAG GAGAACATCTATTTTGTCATATTTGTCCTGATGAGCACCTTCTATTTCTACCTCACTCTCATTCTCGTCCCAGTCGCTGCACTTTTCGGCGACTTCGTCTACATGGG GGTGCAGCGCTGGTTCTACCCGTACGACTACCAGATCATTCAAGAAATCCACAGGCACGAGGCTGACACAAGCAGGATTGGTTTACTCGAGGTCGGACAGAGCCAACTCTCCCCAGACGAGGCTCACAGCTACGCTGTAATGCAACTCCCAGGACAGAAATCAAGGCACACAGGTTTCGCCTTCGACTCCCCTGGTTATGAGTCGTTCTTCGCGTCTCAAGCTGGAGTGTACGTTCCACAAAAGGCGTGGGATGTGGCTCGGAGAGCTAGCATGAGGAGCAAGCCGAAGACGCCGAGAACTCCTAGAACGCCACAGAGGAATTAA
- the LOC121754424 gene encoding uncharacterized protein LOC121754424, producing MNGTVVIKKLESDHTCPRAMRNKIVTSNWIARKYLHVFRIRSEFSCKELGKDLMQRFAFDATKWRLYHSKRKVIEMLGGTVEAHYAKLRSYMLELGKADREGRFELHVDVGVIFKALYIGFSGLRKGFKEGCRPVIGLDGAFLKIYLGGILLTAVGIDGHSQMYPIAWAVVEAENEVCWTWFIKILVEELTLGEGVGITIISDQQKGLENAVQSLLPFAEQRNCARKLEKEDGQAYADLMDKNPCRFCKAFLTPGNCSDAILNNVCECFNAYILEARSKHVLDMLDEMRTTLMERLYRNSVEMESGGINSTVCPKVRKKIEAMVYESRNCTTIPAVGGKLEVSHFEDKFVVTPSLRQCGCRKWDLTGIPCLHACAAIHFLKHNVDGYVHEYFSLSKYKLAYGYGLPALNGEKLWPQAEGYPVVPPPVKKMPGRPKEVRRRDPLEKDPARPNRMKKICVMTCRKCFQEGHNSRTCKNEPVEVQPKPKAKMGRPRKTPSIAESGTTAITGRGGRMGGCGGGRTGGCGGGRGAGDGSIPTQQSNNNNG from the exons ATGAATGGTACTGTTGTGATAAAGAAACTTGAATCGGATCACACATGTCCAAGGGCTATGAGAAACAAGATTGTGACCTCTAATTGGATTGCCAGAAAATATTTGCATGTGTTTAGAATTAGATCAGAGTTCAGTTGCAAGGAATTGGGTAAGGATTTGATGCAGCGGTTTGCATTTGATGCAACCAAGTGGAGGTTATACCATTCTAAGAGAAAGGTAATTGAGATGCTGGGGGGAACAGTGGAAGCTCACTACGCAAAGCTGAGGAGCTATATGCTTGAGTTGGGTAAGGCTGACAGAGAAGGAAGGTTTGAACTACATGTAGATGTAGGTGTTATATTCAAGGCTTTGTACATTGGTTTCAGTGGTCTAAGGAAGGGTTTCAAGGAGGGTTGTAGGCCGGTGATTGGTCTAGATGGTGCTTTCCTTAAGATATATCTAGGTGGCATATTGCTAACAGCTGTAGGGATTGATGGACACAGCCAAATGTATCCCATTGCTTGGGCAGTGGTGGAAGCTGAGAATGAGGTTTGCTGGACTTGGTTCATAAAAATACTTGTTGAAGAGTTAACCTTGGGTGAGGGAGTAGGAATTACCATAATCAGTGATCAACAAAAG GGACTTGAAAATGCAGTTCAGAGTCTACTTCCATTTGCTGAGCAAAGAAACTGTGCAAG AAAGCTGGAGAAGGAAGATGGACAGGCTTATGCAGACTTAATGGACAAGAACCCCTGCAGATTTTGTAAGGCTTTTCTAACACCTGGCAATTGCTCTGATGCCATTTTAAACAATGTTTGTGAATGTTTCAATGCTTATATTCTGGAGGCAAGGAGTAAGCATGTGTTAGACATGCTAGATGAAATGAGAACCACACTCATGGAGAGACTGTATAGAAACAGTGTAGAAATGGAGAGTGGTGGTATCAATTCAACTGTGTGTCCAAAAGTGAGGAAAAAAATTGAGGCCATGGTTTATGAAAGTAGAAACTGTACTACTATTCCTGCAGTTGGGGGAAAATTAGAAGTTAGTCACTTTGAGGATAAGTTTGTAGTGACTCCTTCCTTAAGGCAATGTGGGTGTAGGAAATGGGATTTAACTGGCATCCCTTGTCTTCATGCATGCGCTGCTATTCATTTCCTCAAACATAATGTTGATGGTTATGTCCATGAATACTTCTCCTTGAGCAAGTACAAGTTGGCATATGGATATGGGTTGCCAGCATTGAATGGAGAGAAGCTCTGGCCTCAGGCGGAGGGGTACCCGGTTGTACCTCCACCTGTGAAGAAGATGCCCGGCAGGCCGAAGGAGGTTAGAAGGAGGGATCCATTAGAGAAGGATCCAGCCAGACCCAACAGAATGAAGAAGATATGTGTGATGACATGCCGGAAGTGTTTCCAAGAAGGCCACAACTCCAGAACTTGCAAAAACGAGCCAGTCGAAGTGCAACCTAAGCCAAAG GCCAAGATGGGAAGGCCTCGCAAGACACCATCCATTGCAGAAAGTGGTACCACCGCAATAACGGGGAGAGGTGGAAGAATGGGAGGCTGTGGTGGAGGCCGTACTGGAGGATGTGGTGGAGGCCGTGGAGCAGGTGATGGCTCAATCCCCACGCAGCAAAGCAACAACAACAATGGTTGA